The Solanum lycopersicum chromosome 8, SLM_r2.1 DNA segment ATACAATGTCATGTAGTCAGTCAAGGAATCATCAACATCCACTCGAATATCCCATGATTTCAAGGAAAAACACAAAACCAATAGCAACAGGAACAAACAACCTTTGTAATTTTAGTTTAGCACAAGGAAGGAAAACAAAATATTGTAAACTACAAGGAAGGCTAGTTTATGCAGTCAAACCTTGAGGGAGGTCTTTAAAATTATCCTTTTTAAGGGTAGAGGATAATACCTTAAGAGATGCATTCTGAGCAAGAAGATGCCCGTACTCACTCCTGATGCGATTCACTTCAGCTCTAAGAGAGGCATTTTCTTCCTTCAAAACTTCAGCACGCTGTGCAAGTTCATCACACTCTGCCTGGTTCCCAAAGACAAAGTGGAGTCAGGGTTGATCAACATTAACAAAGGAAACCACTGAAGGATAATTTATACCTGCTTTCTTAACCTAGATCGACGAGCAGATTCCCTGTTAGACTGCTTTCTTTTCTGCCTCTTAAGCTCCCTTTCATCCTGAACTcgattgaaaagaaaagatcatCAATGACAATGCACTAAAACATCCAGAAAGAGAAGAAACACAAAGTTAAAAGAGATACATCCTCAtttggaaaggaagaaaaacaTTAGTTTGACAGAAATGACATCAGAAAAATCAGATGATCTGCTAATATGTGCAGCCCCCCTTTCAAAATATACAAAACTGGTAGGTGCTCAGCACTATGTGTACAGCAAAGGTTACACCTCATTAGAAGCCTATTTACTCTGCAACTTAGACAAAAAATGGAATTTTGATGCTGGGATCTTGGGTGGAAACATGTAATTATTTAGTAGATAGTACTAAGACTTGTTTTTGTTCAGCATATAATGAGGGAAGCGAAATACGTAATAGAATTCATGGAAATCTTGGCCCTGGTTATCTCTTCCAACTCTGTATCCTAACTCAGTACAAACAATCCCAGGCAAATATGTCTGTATTAACATTAAGgcataaataataacaaaataaatacagTGCAAACAAAATGATCACAGAAGTTTGCCTTGATGCCTATATTGAACATTAAGTCCATTCTTCTCTCATGTAACCAGAACGCATGCTCTTTACATGTGTTTTATTTGGCTGTACATCATAGAATATTTACATATGTCAATTCAGCTACAAGATACTTGTTGTCACAATTCAATGTCCAGAATCTGATACACTAAGTGCTAAATcacaataatgaataaaaatttctTAACAAATGGAGACACCAAAAGGATACCTGAATCCACATCTGTGATTGGACGCTATCTCGTGATCCAGCAGTAACCAACCCTCCAGCAACTGAAACAGGTACCTTTCCATGCATTGCAGGAATAGACGATGAAGTGGCAGCACCCCAGTAATCCATACCAATATTCAAGTTGGTAGTTGGACCAGGAATACCTCCAGCACCAGCAGCTGACACGATAGCCATAGTTTGGTTAATCATCGAATGAGGAGTACCAGTCCCTCCATTCTGGGAACCATGTGCAGCATTGCCATTTTGAGATGTGTCAGCTGTAGCAAAGACAACATAGTACTTTTCCGTCAACTATATTCATTGCCAAAATAGTAACCAGATATTGAAAGCAAATTCACATCACCAGACCTGAATCCTGCCTGCCTCCTGAATTCATTGGTGACTCCTAAACAAAATCAAGACGACAAATAATCAGATGTAGTACAGTGTTACCAAAGGCAAAAAGCACAAAAAAGCTCTAAGGTCGATGGGGGCTTTAAGCGCAAAGCTCAAATAAAGAGTGGGTTTTAATGAAAAAGGTGCAAAGGgagaaaataatacaaatataaatgttTAGTCCAAggctaataattataaacatgaatgaatgaaaaatatatgaccaaaaaaattgaaaaaatctatggttaagtgaaatatcaattatttagtttcacttcttcataaAAGGCTCATTGGCAAGGAAAAACTTGTCTTAGAACCTTGATGACGACACTGAAGCACACATAAAGCAAGACGAAGCGCTCAACACGTTTTGagcctcgcttcagggcttaagcGCGCTTAAAGTGCGCCTTTGGTAACACTGATGTAGTATACATAGAGaggtatttttcttttcaatcctGTTTTCTTTCCATTGGAATTAGAATCCGTCATCAACCACACACTAATTAAATTGACTGAGGATACATTCTCCCCCTGAAAAATAGAATAGCTCAGCTAATACCCTGGTATTTTATCTTCATTGAAATTAATTGCAATCAGGCACAGATTACAGCTTTAATTAAGTTCCTCTCTCCTACCTTCTCTTCCCAGTCCACTCATATTGGTATTTTATACCCTTTGAAACTAAAGTACAACAACTATTACTAAACTTAGGCATTCTTGGGCTGTGGACTGTGGTTGGGGAGAAGTGATAGGGGTTGGCTGGGATTTTGGATTTTCAGGAGTGTGTGTTTTCAAAGTTCACTTTagctttcttttatttttcaaaattatctaACAAAACAAATAACGGGCTGATAAAAGAACTAAAATACTAATACAATAAAAGAAAGATCCATATCATTATAAATACAGAGATATTAGAATTTTTCCTCACTCATAAGTTCTAATTCTTTTCGAAAACAATCAAGACAATTACCACCTTCTTAAGAGATATTTGTCGCTCTTATTAATAGATTGGTACTTCGATCTTCGTCTCACTAATCTAATATGATTCCAACTTTGAGAAGATAACCATAGTTAATTAGATTATAGCTGAAAATTTAGCTTCTTTCATTTCTCTCTGTGAAAATTTTGGTGCTTATTATAAGATTGTATCCTTCTCGTGCTCACATATTTTGATGAGTTCAATTATATGTCTCAATCAACTTTGAGTTTCAATTAACTCAAAAACCTAAGTTATTTCCCTTACTTATTTTTCACTACCTTCTATAGTGTGAAACATTCAACTttagatatatatgatatatctgAACCGACTATGCCCTTCAACCGGAGACGCAAGAGGGATTCATACAACACACCATTTACTACAGTTTTGGATTTCTTTCCTTGGATATTTAGTGCATTTTAATTAATAGGAGCAGttcaaatattgaaaacattatattgtttttttcttttttgtgttgACATTGATTAGGATTATGCACTTGGACATCTATTTGAGTAGTGCTTTTACCATATCGTATCATAAAGTGTATCATAAACTTTATGATATCTCTATCAGCTTGTTTCGTCTTCTAACACTTCCAGCTTGTTTCGTCTTCTAACACTTCTTGTACAGAAATCTTAGCTCCAACTTAGCTTCATATGCATGGGGAAGCCTTCGTTGGTTTTCAACCAAAACAGGTCACTATTTACATCAGTCATATTACATGTGTGTTTATTGcatcttttttccttttgacatctattatgtatttcattaaatttcaatttaCTAATGAAATTAGATTCCTTCCACAATTGTCCTATAAAACATGATGATGAGTTTATTTTTACTCTATTTTCTCCTCTAACTGAACGATAAATAACTTAATGCTTTGGAAGAGAACACCAAAAGTATGTTGTGTTTGGCTTTGGTATCAAAAGGATACCGCCCGCCTCCTACAGGTACTAGGTAACTCTGTCCTACCTACCTAGGTAACTTTGTCCACCAAGGCTAGGACATGGGATTTCAACCCGAGACCTCATGGTCCTtaaccacttcattgaccactacgTCATACCCTTGGGTgtgattttgatatttatttgtaagttaaataaataaatattttaaactatgtATTCTGTTAAAAGCTTATTTGTTTtagattaaatttataataattctaGGGCAACACATGTGAGGCACGCGACGTAGAGACtaaatatgtatacatatacacaCATGCACATAACTAGGACTTCATTGAAACTTGTATAAAGCACATACAAGCCTGAAGCCAATTATTTACGATggaaattaatttacaaatattataCTTTCCATAAACAGGAAATAAGAACTACTCCCTATCGTAGAATTATTGAAATAAACCAAACATATCATACAATACCCACATTTTGAGAATGAGCGTCACTTCCTTCACTTGACCCTTCACTTCCACTCTCGGCACTGCAAGTCCAACATTGGCAAAGGTCTTAAGCCTCATGAACTGATACAGGTGGTATTTAAGCTTgacaactttaaaaaatttatgcagAAAGGCATTCTCACGtgaatagaaaatataattattagtaacaacataattaaatatcTGATATTGTGAAATATTATTGTACTCAACCCAACCAATAAGCATATATTCCTGGACAGCAAATATCTTGCCCAGAAAAAGCTTAAAACATATTGGTGGACCATTAGGAAGGAAAAGAATCTGAGATGCTCTGAAGACAAGGATAGTCATAATCCAGTTGAGAAGTTTAAGATGAACACCCTTattgttatttcatttttggtaTAAAGAAGAATTCCATTGCCTAAAGAATCTATCCTAGAGATTGAATCTTTGCGAGTTGTAGAGGACAGCAATTTGTCAGTTTCCTCTTCTGTATAAATGGTTTTTGCACAGCCATTTGTGCACTCACATATAATCATCTCCAATAATAAAAGACTAATCAAAACAGTATTTGTGTCTTGACCATAGATGGAAGGGCGTCGAAGGACATGGATTAAGGTAGAAGATTAGTAGGTAGCAGTATGTTGTCTTGCAGTCCGTTCACATTAGTTGTCGTAGTATTGCTCAGGTAGGTATTTTTTGTTGTagttttttgtattgttttttttttgtttttgtcacTATTTGTTGTTCTTGTACTTCTTTTTCCTGGACTGATTTTTCTTGAGCCGAGTTTCGATAGGAAACAACCTCAATACCCCTAAGGTAGGGTAAGGCTTGTGCACACTCGACCTTCCCTAGACCTCACTTTGTGAGACTACACTAGGTATGCTGTTGTTGTATCAAAACAGTATGTACCAGAAAACAGTGCATGAGGAGAAGATCTCTTCAACCCAAACAGAACCATACTCTTATCTAACAACTTGTTTAATAACACTGTTTATCCCAAACAAATCTTAAGGCAGTCATGAAGTACCATCAGTAAGCTAAACTAGGAAAAAAGGAGCATGACTTGCAAAGTTACAGTCATCAAAGGACTAGAATCCACTCAATAGGAAATGCAAACTGAGCTGGCCACACAAAACAAAGAAGTCTCATTTGGCTTGGTTAACATTATTCTATTTGTAGAAGCCACAGCAAGAAGTTGAgctaattatttttagttgaaTCCCCGCACTCATATCAATACCTGGATTCATATCcccaaatcttaaaatttagatCCACACCTGTATCGTAACCCCGCACCCGAGTCCAAGCAGCTTAGCTTCATGTTCTGGAGTTCTTCCTCCAATTACAAACCAGTCACACCCACATCTTTCTTTATGATCACATGAAACATTCAGTTGAGAGAGCACAATACCTTTTAGAATAGACTCCATTTGCAGATGCTCCAGATGTCTTACCAGCTCCGTTATTCTTCCCAGTGATCATATTCAAACTACCCAAGCTTCCCCTAGATCTCTTAATCGGCAATTTTTCCTTTCCCTCAGATGACTTACCATCCACTTCAACATTACCAGAGTTGTTAACCTGCACAAGAAAAAATGAACCAAGCAGTATAAGAACAGGAAACTTAAACCATAGATTACATTAACAACGTTGTTTAGCACATTCAGCATAGATACGCACTGAAGCTTCAGCGACGCCATTTGGAGAAGGCATTGCAAAAGGACTGAAGGGGTAAGATCCCTGATCAATTAGGAAAATTTCCATTTCTGGTTAGCAAACTAAAAATTAGATGCATAGAGTAAGACAGAGGATTCAGGCCACAAGATTATACCGGAGCAATAGATGGATGAGCATATATACCACCATGGG contains these protein-coding regions:
- the LOC101266435 gene encoding bZIP transcription factor 16; translated protein: MGSSEMDKSSKEAKEAKESKPPNSQEQTSTTTAGPVNQDWSGFQAYSPMPPHGFMASSPQAHPYMWGVQQFMPPYGTPPHPYVAMYPHGGIYAHPSIAPGSYPFSPFAMPSPNGVAEASVNNSGNVEVDGKSSEGKEKLPIKRSRGSLGSLNMITGKNNGAGKTSGASANGVYSKSAESGSEGSSEGSDAHSQNESPMNSGGRQDSADTSQNGNAAHGSQNGGTGTPHSMINQTMAIVSAAGAGGIPGPTTNLNIGMDYWGAATSSSIPAMHGKVPVSVAGGLVTAGSRDSVQSQMWIQDERELKRQKRKQSNRESARRSRLRKQAECDELAQRAEVLKEENASLRAEVNRIRSEYGHLLAQNASLKERLGEDDPRTGREDHLPGKNAQHSSQTESQ